Proteins encoded in a region of the Salvelinus sp. IW2-2015 linkage group LG27, ASM291031v2, whole genome shotgun sequence genome:
- the LOC139023138 gene encoding B-type lectin plumieribetin-like: MSRNYMSKFDEMRKGDYLMSNNHEWKACFQEDGNFVIYGWKPVWNSDTAGQRDAHRLXMQDDCNFVMYKRDNKMMWQTKCSASGGFKMCRMWLRNDGTMVVERDGEEVWSSAQSKGFKQ; this comes from the exons ATGAGCAGAAACTACATGTCCAAGTTTGACGAGATGCGTAAGGGAGACTACCTTATGTCCAACAACCACGAGTGGAAAGCCTGCTTCCAG GAGGATGGGAACTTTGTGATCTACGGCTGGAAGCCCGTGTGGAACTCCGACACCGCCGGCCAGCGCGACGCCCACCGCCTGTGRATGCAGGACGACTGCAACTTTGTCATGTACAAGAGGGACAACAAGATGATGTGGCAGACCAAGTGTTCAGCGTCCGGTGGCTTCAAGATGTGCCGCATGTGGCTGCGCAACGATGGTACCATGGTGGtggagagggacggagaggaggTGTGGTCCTCTGCTCAGTCTAAGGGTTTCAAGCAGTGA